One region of Trichosurus vulpecula isolate mTriVul1 chromosome 1, mTriVul1.pri, whole genome shotgun sequence genomic DNA includes:
- the RLN3 gene encoding relaxin-3, with protein MPKAVLLLVLWALLGDLPAAEGRTSPYAVKLCGREFIRAVIFTCGGSRWRRARAGDAFAEELGGESQETSSIEWLSSPLLPLSREPEDFYSSVGSPSWSGVSRSRPESEPEARPGQGFLRGGRDVLAGVSSNCCKWGCSKTEISSLC; from the exons ATGCCCAAGGCCGTGCTGCTCCTGGTACTGTGGGCTTTGCTGGGGGATCTGCCGGCAGCCGAGGGCCGGACATCTCCCTATGCAGTAAAGCTGTGTGGCCGAGAGTTCATCCGGGCTGTCATCTTTACCTGTGGGGGATCTCGATGGAGAAGGGCTAGGGCAG GGGATGCCTTTGCTGAGGAGTTGGGCGGAGAGTCCCAGGAGACCTCTTCGATTGAATGGCTGTCCAGCCCCCTCTTGCCACTGTCCAGGGAGCCTGAAGACTTCTACAGCAGCGTGGGGAGCCCTAGCTGGTCTGGGGTGTCCAGGAGTCGGCCAGAGTCAGAGCCTGAGGCCAGACCTGGCCAGGGCTTCCTTCGAGGTGGTCGGGATGTTCTAGCAGGTGTTTCTAGCAACTGCTGCAAGTGGGGCTGCAGCAAGACTGAGATTAGCAGCCTGTGCTAG